DNA from Thermomicrobium roseum DSM 5159:
GGTACCGGGATCGACGTGGTCTATCCGCCGGAGCACCGCGCGCTCGCCCAGCGCATCGCCGAGCAGGGAGCGCTGGTGACCGAGTTCCTGCCGGAGACGCCGCCCTATGCCGGAAACTTCCCAGTGCGCAACCGGATCATCAGCGGACTCTCCCTGGGTGTCGTGGTGATCGAAGCGCCGGAACGGAGCGGCGCCCTGATCACGGCCAGCTTCGCGCTCGACCAGAACCGATCGGTCTACGCCGTCCCCGGTCCGATCTTTTCGCCGGGCACTGCCGGTATCCTGCGCTTGCTGCGCGATGGCGCGACGCCGGTCGGCTCGGCTCAGGAAATCCTGGAAGACCTGCAACTCGTCGCGCGCCAACTCCCGCTGCCGGCCGCCCCAGCCGTCCCCGAGCGTGCTCGGCCGGTCGTGGCGGCACTGGGACCCGAGCCGAAACACATCGACGAGCTGGCCGCCGAGCTGGGTATGGGAATCGCCCAGCTGAGCGCGCTGCTCCTGGAGCTCCAGCTCGAGGGGATCGTCACGCATCTGGGGGCCCAGCACTATGCACTGGCTTCTCCCTTGCTGGCGAGAGGAGGCAGGCGATGATGTGGGCAGTCATTCCGGCTGGTGGGAGCGGCACCCGGCTGTGGCCGGCCAGTCGGCGCAACCGGCCCAAGTTCCTCCTGCCGATTCCGGGGCCACAGTCGATGCTGCGCGCGACCTGGGAGCGGGTGCGGCCGCTCGTGGCACCGCACCACTGTTTCGTGGTGACCGGGGCAGCGCATGTCGCCGCGGTGCGCGGCGAGTTGCCGGAACTGGCAGCCGAGCAGATCATCGCTGAGCCAGCGCCGCGCGGGACGGGCCCAGCGATCGGCCTGGCTGCCTTCCTGATTGCCCGGCACGCTCCCGGGGCACTGATGGGCTCCTTCGCAGCCGATCACTATGTGGCCGATCCGGAAGGGTTCCGGCGGGCCGTCCGCGCCGGCTTGCGGGCAGCCAACGAAGGGTATCTCGTGACGATCGGCATCCCGGCGCGCTATCCGGAGACCGGGTACGGTTATATCCGCCTCGGGGAGCCGCTCCTCGTGGCCGAGGGACTCACCGTCCATCGTGTCCAGCAGTTCAAAGAGAAACCGGATCGTGCCACCGCTGAGCAGTACGTCCGCTCCGGGGAATACTGCTGGAACGCGAGTATGTTCCTCTGGCGCGTCGACGTCTTTCTGGATGCGTTGCGGCGCTTGCTGCCGGAGGTCTATGCCCCACTCGCGGCGATCGCTGCCTGTTGGGATGCGCCGGAGGGACAGCACTGTTTTCAGGAGCACTGGCCGACGATTCCGGAGATCACGATCGATCACGGCATCATGGAGCGCGCTGACCAGGTGGCGGTCGTTCCGGCCGAGTTCGGCTGGGCGGATCTCGGGGATTGGCATGGCCTGGCCCAGCTCCTCGCCGACGATGCCGACGATTCGGTCGTTCTCGGTTGCGAGCATCTCGGGCTCGACACGCGTGCTACGCTCATTTACGGCGGCCGTCGGATGGTGGTGACGCTCGGAGTGGAGAACCTCGTGGTCGTCGATACCGACGACGTGCTGCTGGTCGCCCATCGCTCCCGCGCGCAAGAGGTGCGGGAGATCGTGCGACGACTCGAGCAGCTCGGCCGGCAGGATCTGCTCTGATCTCGTGCCGATGGCCGAGCCTGCCGAAAATCAGTAGAGGGGGACGATGGCTGGGAAGACGACGAAGAAAACGACGAAGAAGACAACGGCGGCAACGAGCGAGACGACAACGAAGAAGACGACGCGCGGCACCAGTCGTGCCGACGGGCAGGCACTGGTCATCGTCGAGTCGCCGGCCAAGGCTCGGACGATCGCTCGTTTCCTCGGGCCAGGGTATACCGTGAAGGCATCGATGGGGCACGTGCGCGACCTGCCGAAGAGCAAGCTCGGGGTCGATGTCGCGCAGAACTTCCAGCCGACCTACACGGTTCTCAAGGAGAAGCTGCCGGTCGTCAAGGAACTCCAGGAGAGCGTGCAACGGGCACGCGAGTTGATCCTGGCGACTGACCCAGACCGGGAGGGCGAGGCGATCGCCTGGCATCTGATCGAGGCGACGCGGGCTCACGACAAGCCGGTGCGGCGCATCGTTTTCCACGAGA
Protein-coding regions in this window:
- the dprA gene encoding DNA-processing protein DprA: MDERAAWLGFHAVDGISLRQLERLIAQTGSALAAWHAPEAELRALGLPEGPLARLVAARQAGLPEKILAQVRRVGARVIVYPDEDYPPLLREIASPPLALFLRGTLPPAEAPAVALVGTRQASNYGIQVAATFATALAEAGVTVVSGLARGIDRVAHEATLDAGGRTIAVLGTGIDVVYPPEHRALAQRIAEQGALVTEFLPETPPYAGNFPVRNRIISGLSLGVVVIEAPERSGALITASFALDQNRSVYAVPGPIFSPGTAGILRLLRDGATPVGSAQEILEDLQLVARQLPLPAAPAVPERARPVVAALGPEPKHIDELAAELGMGIAQLSALLLELQLEGIVTHLGAQHYALASPLLARGGRR
- a CDS encoding mannose-1-phosphate guanylyltransferase; amino-acid sequence: MMWAVIPAGGSGTRLWPASRRNRPKFLLPIPGPQSMLRATWERVRPLVAPHHCFVVTGAAHVAAVRGELPELAAEQIIAEPAPRGTGPAIGLAAFLIARHAPGALMGSFAADHYVADPEGFRRAVRAGLRAANEGYLVTIGIPARYPETGYGYIRLGEPLLVAEGLTVHRVQQFKEKPDRATAEQYVRSGEYCWNASMFLWRVDVFLDALRRLLPEVYAPLAAIAACWDAPEGQHCFQEHWPTIPEITIDHGIMERADQVAVVPAEFGWADLGDWHGLAQLLADDADDSVVLGCEHLGLDTRATLIYGGRRMVVTLGVENLVVVDTDDVLLVAHRSRAQEVREIVRRLEQLGRQDLL